A single region of the Leisingera thetidis genome encodes:
- a CDS encoding saccharopine dehydrogenase family protein, producing MTIHWCGTGLSAIPGLRRLLEAGHNVAVWNRTTDKAREAVGDLTTNIHSFSLANLGQMLSPKDVIVSMLPGDWHVPLAELAISHGAHFVSSSYIAPEMRALDKKAKVAGACLINEVGLDPGIDHLMAHALVADYKASDAYDTENEISFISYCGGIPKTPNPFRYKFSWSPLGVLKALRSPSKSIRDFKELDIARPWDAISSYDAPLPAPESFEVYPNRDSIPFMGQYEFGEDWKVKEFVRGTLRLNGWADAWAEVFKEVETLSGPEGDARLKEMSDQFWAENAYDEGEPDRVVLCVGLKAEKDGTEAWHKTYVMDAWGDARGTAMARLVSYPVSFAIEAAMNGKIAAGVHAAPSDLGLVEKWMGEIGKLAQHLEVVDSKP from the coding sequence ATGACAATTCATTGGTGCGGCACCGGCCTCTCCGCCATTCCCGGCCTGCGCCGCCTGCTGGAAGCGGGCCATAATGTCGCGGTCTGGAACCGGACAACCGACAAGGCCCGCGAGGCCGTGGGCGACCTGACCACCAACATTCACAGCTTCAGCCTGGCCAACCTGGGCCAGATGCTGAGCCCGAAGGATGTTATCGTCTCGATGCTGCCCGGCGACTGGCACGTGCCGCTGGCCGAACTCGCGATCAGTCACGGAGCTCATTTCGTCTCCTCATCCTACATCGCGCCGGAGATGCGCGCGCTGGACAAAAAAGCCAAGGTTGCCGGCGCCTGCCTGATCAACGAGGTCGGCCTGGATCCGGGCATCGACCACCTGATGGCGCATGCGCTGGTGGCGGACTACAAGGCCTCCGATGCCTATGACACGGAGAATGAGATCAGCTTCATCTCCTATTGCGGCGGCATCCCCAAGACACCGAACCCGTTCCGCTACAAGTTCAGCTGGTCGCCGCTTGGCGTGCTCAAGGCGCTGCGGTCGCCGTCCAAGTCGATCCGCGATTTCAAGGAACTGGACATCGCCCGCCCCTGGGACGCAATCTCCTCCTACGACGCACCGCTGCCCGCCCCGGAAAGCTTCGAAGTCTACCCGAACCGCGACTCGATCCCCTTCATGGGCCAGTACGAATTCGGCGAGGACTGGAAAGTGAAGGAATTCGTCCGCGGCACCCTGCGCCTTAACGGCTGGGCCGATGCCTGGGCAGAAGTATTCAAGGAGGTTGAAACCCTCTCCGGCCCCGAAGGCGACGCCCGGCTCAAGGAAATGTCAGACCAGTTCTGGGCCGAGAACGCCTATGACGAAGGCGAGCCGGACCGGGTAGTGCTCTGCGTCGGGCTGAAAGCCGAGAAAGACGGTACCGAAGCCTGGCACAAGACTTATGTCATGGACGCCTGGGGTGACGCGCGCGGCACCGCAATGGCGCGTCTGGTCTCCTATCCGGTGTCCTTTGCCATCGAGGCTGCCATGAATGGCAAGATCGCCGCCGGCGTTCACGCCGCACCGAGCGACCTGGGCCTGGTCGAAAAGTGGATGGGCGAGATCGGCAAGCTGGCACAGCACCTTGAGGTCGTCGACAGCAAGCCCTGA
- a CDS encoding DUF3775 domain-containing protein codes for MLEISVRKVAQVAMMARELGRAEGELRAFIDRMGEDQQAELVGIMWVGRGSFEPEELGEAIYTARQEATTPTVDYLLGTPHLADNLEAGLEALGIDVNDVEDDVIGR; via the coding sequence ATGCTGGAGATCTCAGTCCGCAAGGTGGCACAGGTGGCGATGATGGCCCGGGAATTGGGCCGCGCGGAAGGTGAGCTGCGCGCTTTCATCGACCGGATGGGCGAGGACCAGCAGGCGGAGCTAGTCGGCATTATGTGGGTCGGCCGCGGCAGTTTTGAGCCGGAGGAGCTGGGCGAGGCGATTTATACCGCCCGGCAGGAAGCAACAACGCCGACCGTCGACTACCTGCTCGGCACGCCGCATTTGGCGGACAATCTGGAAGCAGGGCTGGAGGCGCTGGGCATTGACGTCAACGATGTTGAAGATGATGTGATCGGCCGCTAA
- a CDS encoding hydantoinase/carbamoylase family amidase, with protein sequence MPLNPQRFLDDLHILRSFGASGVGKGVVRQAFSGADIAARKWLAGRMEEAGLEPHFDPLGNLFGLAGERSLLVGSHSDSQPEGGWLDGALGVVAGLEVARAAREAGGPRISCVSFQDEEGRFGVLTGSDVWTGKLALEEADGFTDTQGATLAEMRAQMAVLAGHFLPHGRFSGFLEMHIEQGPYLEATGLGIGVVTDIVGIRDMRITFEGRQNHAGTTPMHLRRDAFQALTSFNESLNGRFANVATPATVWTIGQVALHPNASSVVPGRVEFSLQWRDADADRLARMETLIKETAREVSADHGITAAFGPVLGIEPAAMDARFQAELSDAAEAFAPGKWQKMPSGALHDAANLATVMPAGMLFVPSVGGISHAFDEDTDEADLVLGLQVLDRAARALAA encoded by the coding sequence ATGCCCCTCAATCCTCAGAGATTTCTTGATGATCTGCACATATTGCGCAGCTTCGGGGCATCGGGTGTGGGCAAGGGCGTGGTGCGGCAGGCCTTTTCCGGAGCTGACATTGCAGCGCGCAAATGGCTGGCCGGGCGGATGGAAGAGGCCGGGCTGGAGCCGCATTTCGACCCGCTGGGCAATCTTTTCGGCTTGGCAGGGGAGCGGAGCCTGCTGGTGGGCTCGCACAGCGACAGCCAGCCCGAGGGCGGCTGGCTGGACGGGGCGCTGGGCGTGGTGGCCGGGCTGGAGGTTGCCCGCGCGGCCAGGGAGGCGGGCGGGCCACGGATCTCCTGCGTCAGCTTTCAGGATGAGGAGGGGCGGTTCGGGGTGCTGACCGGCTCGGACGTCTGGACTGGCAAGCTGGCGCTGGAGGAGGCGGATGGGTTTACCGATACGCAAGGCGCCACGCTGGCAGAGATGCGGGCGCAGATGGCGGTCCTGGCCGGGCATTTCCTGCCTCATGGCCGGTTCAGCGGGTTTCTGGAGATGCACATCGAACAAGGCCCTTATCTGGAGGCGACCGGGTTAGGGATTGGGGTTGTGACGGATATCGTCGGCATTCGCGATATGCGGATCACCTTCGAGGGCCGCCAGAACCATGCGGGCACCACGCCGATGCACCTGCGCCGCGACGCGTTCCAGGCGCTAACGTCCTTCAACGAGAGCCTGAACGGCCGGTTTGCCAATGTGGCCACGCCTGCCACGGTTTGGACCATCGGCCAAGTTGCACTGCATCCCAATGCCTCCTCCGTGGTGCCCGGGCGGGTGGAATTCTCCCTGCAATGGCGCGATGCGGATGCAGACCGGCTGGCGCGGATGGAAACGCTCATCAAGGAGACCGCGCGGGAAGTCTCTGCTGATCACGGTATCACAGCGGCGTTTGGCCCGGTGCTCGGGATTGAGCCGGCAGCGATGGATGCACGGTTTCAGGCGGAGCTGAGTGACGCTGCGGAGGCATTTGCGCCCGGCAAGTGGCAGAAGATGCCCTCCGGCGCGCTGCATGATGCCGCCAATCTGGCCACGGTGATGCCTGCAGGGATGCTGTTTGTGCCCTCGGTCGGCGGCATCAGCCACGCCTTTGACGAGGACACGGACGAGGCGGATCTGGTGCTGGGCCTGCAGGTGCTGGACCGGGCGGCCCGGGCGCTGGCGGCATGA
- the rmuC gene encoding DNA recombination protein RmuC translates to MTLEQAPWAIYVLAGLAALLALGALRLRGHARHMEQLNADLRSHNAGLQAEVARLPELADELSTLRRTSENERTARYQAEAQVQALKAEHAARLEQLHHMNQQMEHKFASLASGVLKQNSENFLSLVSERFQAHSKSADEDLAKRHAAIEGLVKPLDQKLGQFGERIKEIEQARNEAYGAIQTQVKHLAEGQAMLGGETRKLVQALRAPKTRGRWGEMQLRQVFEMAGMAEHVDFELEKSVGTDDGMRRPDAVVRIPGGKSIVVDAKTPLEGYLDALEAETPDQQQEALLRHSGHVKTHVRQLASKSYQSALGETPDFVVMFIPGETFVSAAVETDPGLIEYAFENKVLIATPTTLMALVKSIAYGWQQEKMAENAVEVQKTAKELYDRLSTFSKNLAAVGKSLSSSVNNYNKAVGSLEARVLPSARKFESMGVVARGAELEDPGQVEVEPRQVALLAEE, encoded by the coding sequence GTGACACTGGAACAGGCCCCATGGGCCATCTACGTGCTGGCCGGACTGGCGGCGCTTTTGGCCTTGGGGGCGCTGCGGCTGCGCGGCCACGCAAGGCATATGGAGCAGCTCAACGCTGATCTGCGCAGCCATAATGCCGGTTTGCAGGCTGAGGTTGCGCGGCTGCCGGAACTGGCGGATGAACTTTCCACCCTGCGCCGCACCAGCGAGAACGAACGCACCGCACGGTATCAGGCCGAGGCCCAGGTGCAGGCGCTGAAAGCCGAACACGCGGCGCGGCTGGAACAGCTCCACCACATGAACCAGCAGATGGAGCACAAGTTTGCGTCGCTTGCTTCTGGTGTGCTGAAGCAGAACTCGGAAAACTTCCTGAGCCTGGTCAGCGAACGCTTTCAAGCGCACAGCAAGTCGGCGGATGAGGATCTGGCCAAGCGCCACGCGGCAATAGAGGGGCTGGTGAAACCACTGGATCAGAAACTCGGCCAGTTCGGTGAACGGATCAAGGAAATCGAGCAGGCCCGCAACGAGGCCTACGGCGCAATCCAGACGCAGGTGAAGCATCTGGCCGAGGGCCAGGCCATGCTGGGCGGCGAGACCCGCAAGCTGGTGCAGGCGCTGCGGGCGCCCAAGACCCGCGGCCGCTGGGGCGAGATGCAGCTGCGCCAGGTGTTCGAAATGGCCGGCATGGCCGAGCATGTGGATTTCGAACTGGAGAAAAGCGTCGGCACCGACGACGGGATGCGCCGCCCCGATGCGGTTGTGCGTATTCCTGGCGGCAAGAGCATCGTGGTGGATGCCAAGACCCCGCTGGAGGGATATCTGGATGCGCTGGAGGCGGAGACGCCTGATCAGCAGCAGGAGGCACTGCTGCGGCATTCGGGCCACGTGAAGACACATGTGCGCCAGCTTGCGTCAAAGTCCTATCAAAGTGCTTTGGGCGAAACACCAGATTTCGTGGTTATGTTCATCCCTGGCGAGACCTTTGTTTCCGCGGCAGTGGAAACGGATCCGGGCCTGATCGAATACGCCTTTGAAAACAAAGTTCTGATTGCTACGCCGACCACCCTGATGGCGCTGGTGAAGTCCATCGCCTATGGCTGGCAGCAGGAGAAGATGGCGGAAAACGCTGTCGAAGTGCAAAAGACAGCCAAGGAACTTTACGACCGGCTGTCGACGTTCTCGAAAAACCTTGCCGCCGTAGGCAAGTCGCTGTCGTCTTCGGTGAACAACTACAACAAGGCGGTGGGCTCACTGGAAGCCCGGGTGCTGCCCTCGGCCCGCAAGTTCGAGTCGATGGGCGTGGTGGCAAGAGGGGCTGAGTTGGAGGATCCCGGCCAGGTGGAAGTGGAGCCGCGCCAGGTGGCGCTGCTGGCGGAGGAGTAG
- a CDS encoding glutathione S-transferase family protein produces MQFYYAPNTISVAVAIALEEAGIEYETVKIDFAAKEQTGAAYAQINPKGRVPALAVEGGILTETGALLEFIADKAPDAGLRPKDPVRLARMREVMFYLASTMHVNHAHKLRGSRWAGKTSSYKDMQAKVPQTMTASCEYISQSGLRGPFVLGEEVSLADCYLYVVCTWLDGDGVKVENFPKIQNFMTAMEQRGSVRAAYAKGML; encoded by the coding sequence ATGCAGTTCTATTACGCCCCCAATACAATCTCGGTGGCCGTGGCCATCGCGCTGGAAGAGGCCGGGATCGAGTATGAGACGGTGAAAATCGACTTTGCCGCCAAGGAGCAGACCGGCGCGGCCTATGCCCAGATCAACCCCAAAGGCCGGGTGCCCGCGCTGGCGGTGGAGGGGGGCATCCTGACCGAAACCGGCGCGTTGTTGGAATTCATCGCCGACAAGGCGCCGGACGCCGGTCTGCGCCCGAAGGACCCGGTGCGTCTGGCCCGGATGCGCGAGGTGATGTTCTACCTTGCCTCAACCATGCATGTGAACCACGCCCACAAGCTGCGCGGCAGCCGTTGGGCCGGCAAGACCTCCAGCTACAAGGACATGCAGGCCAAGGTGCCGCAGACCATGACAGCCTCCTGCGAATACATCAGCCAGTCCGGGCTGCGCGGCCCCTTTGTGCTGGGCGAGGAAGTCAGCCTCGCCGATTGCTACCTCTATGTGGTCTGCACCTGGCTGGACGGTGACGGGGTCAAGGTCGAAAACTTCCCCAAAATCCAGAACTTCATGACGGCAATGGAACAGCGCGGGTCGGTGCGCGCAGCCTATGCCAAGGGAATGCTTTGA
- the mutL gene encoding DNA mismatch repair endonuclease MutL has translation MSSADPHISENSQSGTRPVIRQLDDSAINRIAAGEVVERPASAVKELVENAIDAGAARITVEIADGGKTLIRVTDDGCGMTPEDLPLALSRHATSKIDGSDLLNIHTFGFRGEALPSLGAVGRLTITSRAAGHEAAQIRVSGGKLEPVKPAALRGGSIVELRDLFFATPARLKFMRTDRAESQAISDTVKRLAMAEPSVGFTLRDVSGGKTGGGEGRVTFRADPLSGDLFDALHGRLASVLGREFAENALKIDAAREGIRLYGYAALPTYSRGAAVAQFLFVNTRPVKDKMLTGALRAAYFDFLSRDRHPAAALFIDCDPQLVDVNVHPAKSEVRFRDPGLARGLIVSSLRHALAEAGHRASTTVAGATLGAMKPEQPTASGAPRIYQMDRPSYGARSLSYAAQSPGQPQTSSHDAPPSPGFADLAGAYSGRVTEVRELPVAPGQLSDAPEAAAPGAEQLPLGAARGQVHENYIIAQTADGMVIVDQHAAHERLVYEKLKKQMAENGVAAQALLIPEIVELSDNDCACLLAVAEELAKFGLGIEAFGGNAIAVRETPAILGEVNAEAMIRDILDELSDQGESQLVQAKIEAILSRVACHGSIRSGRRMRGEEMNALLREMEATPHSGQCNHGRPTHVELKLADIERLFGRT, from the coding sequence CCGGATTGCAGCCGGGGAAGTGGTGGAACGGCCCGCCTCGGCGGTCAAGGAACTGGTGGAAAACGCCATCGATGCCGGAGCGGCACGGATCACAGTGGAAATCGCCGATGGCGGCAAGACGTTGATCCGGGTGACGGATGACGGCTGCGGCATGACGCCGGAGGATCTGCCGCTGGCGCTCAGCCGCCATGCAACTTCCAAGATCGACGGCTCGGACCTGCTGAACATCCACACATTCGGATTCCGCGGCGAGGCGCTGCCAAGCTTGGGCGCCGTCGGACGGCTGACCATCACCAGCCGCGCGGCTGGGCATGAGGCGGCGCAGATCCGGGTCTCCGGCGGCAAGCTGGAGCCGGTGAAACCGGCCGCCTTGCGGGGGGGCAGCATTGTCGAACTGCGGGATTTGTTCTTTGCAACGCCGGCCCGTCTCAAATTCATGCGCACCGACCGGGCGGAATCCCAGGCGATCTCGGACACGGTGAAACGGCTGGCGATGGCAGAGCCGTCGGTGGGCTTCACCCTGCGCGATGTGTCGGGTGGGAAAACTGGCGGCGGCGAAGGGCGGGTAACCTTCCGCGCCGATCCGCTGTCGGGTGATCTGTTTGACGCGCTGCACGGGCGGCTGGCCTCGGTGCTGGGGCGGGAGTTTGCCGAGAACGCGTTGAAGATTGACGCCGCCCGCGAGGGGATCCGGCTTTATGGCTACGCGGCGCTGCCGACCTATTCGCGCGGTGCGGCGGTGGCGCAGTTCCTTTTCGTGAACACGCGGCCGGTGAAGGACAAGATGCTGACCGGCGCCCTGCGTGCGGCCTATTTCGATTTCCTCAGCCGCGACCGGCATCCGGCGGCGGCGCTGTTCATTGATTGTGATCCGCAGCTGGTCGATGTGAACGTGCACCCGGCCAAATCCGAGGTGCGCTTCCGCGACCCTGGCCTGGCCCGCGGGCTGATCGTCTCTTCTCTGCGCCATGCGCTGGCCGAGGCCGGGCACCGGGCCTCGACCACGGTGGCAGGCGCCACTCTGGGGGCGATGAAGCCGGAACAGCCCACCGCCAGCGGCGCCCCCCGGATCTATCAGATGGACCGCCCTTCTTACGGCGCACGCAGCTTGTCCTATGCGGCGCAGTCCCCCGGCCAGCCGCAGACGTCTTCCCATGATGCGCCGCCATCGCCAGGCTTTGCCGACCTGGCCGGTGCCTACAGCGGCCGGGTGACGGAAGTTCGGGAACTCCCAGTGGCCCCGGGTCAGCTTTCGGATGCGCCCGAGGCTGCCGCGCCCGGGGCCGAGCAGCTGCCGCTGGGGGCGGCCCGCGGCCAGGTGCATGAAAACTACATCATTGCCCAGACAGCTGACGGCATGGTGATCGTTGACCAGCATGCAGCCCATGAACGGCTGGTCTATGAAAAACTGAAGAAGCAGATGGCCGAAAACGGCGTCGCGGCCCAGGCGCTGCTGATCCCGGAAATTGTCGAGCTGAGCGACAATGACTGTGCCTGCCTGTTGGCGGTGGCCGAGGAGCTGGCAAAATTCGGGCTTGGCATCGAGGCGTTCGGCGGCAATGCCATTGCGGTACGGGAAACGCCTGCGATCCTGGGAGAAGTGAACGCCGAGGCGATGATCAGGGACATCCTGGATGAGCTGTCGGATCAGGGTGAAAGCCAGCTGGTGCAGGCCAAGATCGAGGCGATCCTGAGCCGGGTCGCCTGCCATGGCTCGATCCGCTCCGGCCGCCGGATGCGGGGCGAGGAGATGAATGCGCTTCTGCGGGAGATGGAGGCAACACCCCACTCCGGCCAGTGCAATCATGGCCGCCCCACACATGTGGAGCTGAAGCTGGCGGATATCGAGCGCCTGTTCGGGCGCACCTGA
- a CDS encoding histidine phosphatase family protein, producing the protein MSHITLIRHGQANTSARDEASYDRLSDLGHQQAAWLGEHLRSSGNHHPRVYCGTLTRHIETAASMGYTEVVQDARLNEMEYFTLAEAMRDQHGLAVPEEREGFVDHLPKVFTAWAAGEIAEPYESWSHFETRTRQALEEIAAGDGPALVVTSGGLISMAMRQTLGLDTAGMARIALAVMNTSMHRLFPIGGHWSPVLFNAVPHLEAPDRHFAQTHL; encoded by the coding sequence ATGTCCCACATCACGCTGATCCGCCACGGCCAGGCCAATACCAGCGCCCGGGACGAGGCGAGCTATGACCGTCTGAGCGACCTGGGCCACCAGCAGGCGGCCTGGCTGGGGGAGCATCTGCGCAGCAGCGGCAATCACCATCCGCGCGTCTACTGCGGCACGCTGACCCGGCATATCGAAACCGCCGCCTCGATGGGATACACCGAAGTTGTGCAGGACGCCCGCCTCAACGAGATGGAGTATTTCACCCTCGCCGAGGCGATGCGCGATCAGCATGGGCTGGCGGTACCGGAGGAGCGCGAAGGCTTTGTCGACCACCTGCCCAAGGTTTTCACCGCCTGGGCCGCAGGTGAGATTGCAGAGCCTTACGAAAGCTGGTCGCATTTCGAAACGCGGACACGGCAGGCGCTGGAGGAAATCGCTGCAGGTGACGGCCCGGCACTGGTGGTGACCTCCGGCGGGCTGATCTCGATGGCAATGCGTCAGACTCTGGGGCTGGACACCGCGGGCATGGCGCGGATTGCGCTTGCGGTCATGAACACCTCTATGCACCGGCTGTTTCCCATCGGCGGCCACTGGAGCCCGGTTTTGTTCAACGCAGTGCCGCATCTGGAAGCGCCGGACCGACATTTTGCCCAGACACATCTGTGA
- a CDS encoding WGR domain-containing protein has protein sequence MSTCLLYRQAPSRPSRFYRIELAMNLFSEVSVLREWGVAGRNGQSVINIYGNLREASLAADKHRNRMLKRGYGRA, from the coding sequence ATGTCCACCTGTCTGCTCTACCGCCAAGCCCCCTCGCGCCCGTCGCGATTCTACCGCATCGAGCTGGCGATGAACCTGTTTTCTGAGGTTTCCGTGCTGCGCGAATGGGGCGTGGCCGGCCGCAACGGGCAAAGCGTGATCAATATTTACGGCAACCTGCGCGAGGCCTCTCTGGCCGCCGACAAGCACCGCAACCGGATGCTCAAACGCGGCTACGGCCGGGCCTGA
- a CDS encoding adenylate/guanylate cyclase domain-containing protein, with amino-acid sequence MQNLLAVRAGVPADAALLRAAEVEAESIVALLRIAVSGGLLVGLVHAANAVKALDQEYLWHQVGLAAATMLAYMAVGVLILAAIRKSVFRRWMIWGAVSADGIFLFLNSWLSLVNSGLPGDAVFAMPSTWMAPLVLAFGVLRFNPLLLAYQVLLVAAGFAGLLMWEPPSVSADAVQRMQLAMATPPNLMRVLMIALAGLVLIVAAVRMRGLLQRSIKEARQKANLTRYLPAQLAGRLAGGGLEALQEGRQQKMAILFIDIRGFTSWCEGREPQEVSRLITGFRARVEEVAGRTGGLIDKYIGDAAMILFEGESAAARALDCADGLQAGMEEWRKVREQAGEEGLAAGIGVHWGEVFSGVTGTPERLEYSVFGDTVNTAARLEQLTKDHGMALIVSEALLEEAGVEPARAAWTALPPEVLRGRRSGLALFGKAQG; translated from the coding sequence GTGCAGAATCTGCTGGCCGTGCGGGCAGGCGTGCCCGCTGATGCTGCCCTGCTGCGGGCGGCGGAGGTCGAGGCCGAAAGCATTGTCGCGCTGCTGCGGATCGCAGTTTCGGGCGGGTTGCTGGTGGGGCTGGTGCATGCAGCCAATGCGGTAAAGGCTCTGGATCAGGAATATCTATGGCACCAGGTCGGCCTCGCGGCGGCAACCATGCTGGCTTATATGGCGGTCGGCGTGCTGATCCTTGCCGCAATCCGGAAGAGCGTGTTCCGGCGTTGGATGATCTGGGGGGCAGTGAGTGCTGACGGGATTTTTCTGTTTCTCAACTCCTGGCTGTCGCTGGTGAATTCCGGGCTTCCGGGCGATGCGGTTTTTGCAATGCCTTCCACCTGGATGGCGCCGCTGGTCCTGGCTTTTGGGGTGTTGCGGTTCAACCCGCTGCTGCTGGCCTATCAGGTGCTGCTGGTCGCGGCGGGCTTTGCCGGGCTTCTGATGTGGGAACCGCCATCGGTATCGGCGGATGCGGTGCAGCGGATGCAATTGGCGATGGCAACACCGCCCAATCTGATGCGGGTGTTGATGATCGCTTTGGCGGGTCTTGTGCTGATTGTCGCGGCGGTGCGGATGCGCGGTCTGCTGCAGCGCTCGATCAAGGAAGCGCGGCAGAAGGCCAACCTGACCCGCTACCTGCCCGCCCAGCTGGCTGGCCGCCTGGCTGGCGGCGGACTGGAAGCGCTTCAGGAAGGGCGCCAGCAGAAGATGGCGATCCTGTTCATCGACATCCGCGGTTTTACCAGCTGGTGCGAAGGACGTGAGCCACAGGAAGTGAGCCGTCTGATCACGGGGTTCCGGGCCCGGGTCGAAGAGGTTGCGGGCCGCACCGGAGGGCTGATCGACAAATACATCGGCGATGCGGCGATGATCCTGTTTGAAGGTGAAAGCGCGGCGGCGCGGGCACTGGACTGTGCCGACGGCTTGCAAGCCGGGATGGAGGAGTGGCGCAAGGTGCGGGAGCAGGCTGGCGAAGAAGGTTTGGCAGCCGGGATCGGGGTGCATTGGGGCGAAGTGTTTTCCGGCGTCACCGGCACACCGGAACGGCTCGAGTACTCAGTCTTCGGTGACACGGTGAACACGGCGGCGCGGCTGGAACAGCTGACCAAGGATCATGGGATGGCGCTGATTGTGTCCGAGGCGCTTCTGGAGGAAGCCGGGGTAGAGCCCGCGCGCGCGGCATGGACTGCGCTGCCGCCGGAGGTTTTGCGCGGGCGCCGAAGCGGGCTCGCGCTGTTCGGCAAGGCGCAGGGCTGA
- a CDS encoding MAPEG family protein has protein sequence MTQLQYFTTLSGLWLAVAWVPYILDRIFVRGLKGALANPSPDDKPQSPWAQRAHRAHIVGVELFAAFAPLSILAMLVLPPDQQPGTLGLAFFTGMAAHYVIYMIGIPVLRTAAFAVAALSSALLGLTVLGVM, from the coding sequence ATGACGCAGCTGCAGTATTTCACCACCCTGTCCGGGCTTTGGTTGGCGGTGGCCTGGGTGCCCTATATTCTCGACAGGATCTTTGTCCGCGGCCTGAAGGGGGCGCTTGCCAATCCCAGCCCTGATGACAAGCCGCAATCACCCTGGGCCCAGCGCGCGCACCGGGCGCATATCGTCGGGGTGGAGCTGTTTGCCGCCTTTGCGCCGCTCTCCATCCTGGCCATGCTGGTGCTCCCGCCGGACCAGCAGCCCGGCACTCTCGGGCTCGCTTTCTTCACCGGCATGGCTGCGCATTATGTGATCTACATGATCGGTATTCCGGTTCTGCGTACTGCGGCCTTTGCCGTGGCAGCCCTGTCCTCGGCGCTGCTGGGTCTCACCGTCCTCGGCGTGATGTAG
- a CDS encoding saccharopine dehydrogenase, giving the protein MTHLWVRAEQRPNEERVGLTPDGARALLSDGIKVTVEESSVRAVPLQGYIDAGCEIAPENSWPEAPEDAIIFGLKELPEDGTPLPHRHIMFGHAFKGQHCGKALLERFKAGGGTLYDLEYLVDETGRRVAAFGYWAGYAGAAVTLKSWAAQQRGELCGPVGVYPGKDALLTDLGAELDTLNMDRPSAIVIGALGRVGTGAADLCEAMGIEVTKWDMGETAHGGPFPEILAHDLFLNCIFARPGTPVFVPREALAADRKLTAIGDVACDPDSDYNPVPVYDRATTWDAPALRVAENPVLDVMAIDNLPSMLPVESSEDYAAQLLPSLQTLTDLEGGVWARAKTTFLEHLPV; this is encoded by the coding sequence ATGACTCATCTGTGGGTACGGGCCGAACAGCGCCCCAATGAAGAGCGGGTTGGCCTGACTCCTGATGGCGCCAGGGCACTGTTGTCAGACGGCATCAAGGTCACGGTAGAGGAGAGCTCCGTGCGGGCAGTCCCGCTGCAGGGCTACATTGATGCAGGCTGCGAGATTGCGCCGGAGAACTCCTGGCCCGAGGCGCCTGAGGACGCGATCATCTTCGGCCTGAAGGAATTGCCCGAGGACGGCACCCCGCTGCCCCACCGCCACATCATGTTCGGCCATGCCTTCAAGGGCCAGCACTGTGGCAAGGCGCTCCTGGAGCGGTTCAAGGCCGGCGGCGGCACGCTCTATGATCTGGAGTATCTGGTGGATGAGACCGGCCGCAGGGTTGCTGCCTTTGGCTATTGGGCGGGTTATGCCGGCGCCGCGGTGACGCTGAAATCCTGGGCTGCCCAGCAGCGCGGCGAACTCTGCGGGCCGGTTGGCGTCTATCCCGGCAAGGATGCGCTGCTAACGGACCTGGGTGCGGAGCTGGACACGCTGAACATGGACCGTCCGTCTGCCATCGTGATCGGCGCGCTCGGCCGGGTCGGCACCGGTGCTGCCGATCTCTGCGAGGCCATGGGCATCGAAGTCACCAAATGGGACATGGGTGAAACCGCCCATGGCGGCCCCTTCCCGGAGATCCTGGCCCATGACCTTTTCCTCAATTGCATCTTCGCCCGCCCCGGCACCCCGGTCTTTGTGCCGCGCGAGGCACTGGCCGCAGACCGCAAGCTGACCGCCATCGGCGATGTCGCCTGTGACCCGGACAGCGATTACAACCCTGTGCCGGTCTATGACCGCGCCACCACCTGGGACGCCCCCGCCCTGCGTGTCGCGGAAAACCCGGTGCTCGACGTAATGGCGATCGACAACCTGCCCTCGATGCTGCCGGTGGAAAGCTCCGAAGATTATGCCGCCCAGCTCCTGCCCTCGCTGCAGACGCTGACCGATCTGGAAGGCGGCGTCTGGGCCCGGGCCAAGACCACCTTCCTGGAGCACCTGCCAGTATGA